In Eulemur rufifrons isolate Redbay chromosome 15, OSU_ERuf_1, whole genome shotgun sequence, the genomic stretch TTGACATATTGTActtgagctgtgatgacactgcCCACATTGACATTTCCTGGTGGTGGGATGTACCAAGGCCTCTTACGCACGAAACTTAAGGGAACAGGCTGTTTCACAACagtattttccttctttgaaaagcAATTATTGTTCGTTCATCCCAAATGGTATGTTAAGCCCCAGTCTGTGTTGCTTTGCATCGTTCCTAACCCCTCCAGCAGTGTCTTGAGTTCTTTTGTGTCTCTGCtgatagagaaaaaaaagttCCTCACCTGGGTAATGAAATAGTCCAGTTACACTGTttgtaagaaaaattatattagtaTGTGCCTGAAAGAATACAGTTGACCTGCCTATGTGCCATTGCGTTTGCCGTTTCTTACCTTTGTATCTTCTCTCATCTCGCTTCCCCCTGTTTTAGCTAGCCGTGCGGTGGTTGGAGCACAACTGCCATTACCAGTACATGGATGAGCTCCTGCAGTACATCCGCTTTGGCCTAATGGATGTGGATACCCTCCATACGGTTGCCCTGTCCCACCCCCTCGTCCAAGCAAGCGAGACTGCAACAGCCCTGGTCAATGAGGCCCTGGAGTACCACCAGAGCATCTATGCACAGCCCGTCTGGCAGACTTGCAGGACCAAACCACGGTTCCAGTCCGACACTCTGTATATCATTGGTGGGAAGAAGCGTGAGGTCTGTAAAGTCAAGGAACTTCGGTACTTCAACCCTGTTGATCAGGAGAATGCTCTCATAGCTGCCATTGCCAACTGGAGTGAGCTGGCGCCCATGCCGGTGGGAAGGAGCCACCATTGTGTGGCAGTCATGGGGGACTTCCTGTTTGTGGCAGGGGGGGAAGTGGAGCACGCCAGTGGCCGGACGTGTGCCGTGAGGACTGCATGTCGCTACGACCCCCGCAGTAATTCCTGGGCAGAGATAGCACCCATGAAAAACTGCCGGGAGCATTTTGTGCTAGGTGCCATGGATGAATACCTCTATGCGGTTGGGGGCAGAAACGAACTGCGCCAGGTTCTGCCCACAGTTGAGCGGTACTGCCCGAAGAAGAACAAATGGACTTTTGTTCAGTCCTTTGACAGATCCCTCTCATGCCATGCTGGATATGTGGCTGACGGTCTTCTCTGGATATCAGGTAAGAACATGCCTCATATGTTGGATTTATCAAAAAGCACTTTCATTGTggtataaatttaaaagttaggcTTTGGTAGTGTGGCCATGTGTAATTGAAAGATTGAGCCAGGCATGCCATTTTAGCTAATTAacattcatttattgagcacctactctagGGAACAATGGAATTGGAAAGAATGGGCCTTTCTGTGACTTTCTGAGTAAGTAGTGGACTAAAATTCAAGAAGGAAATTAATGGTTCATCACACCTGTTTTTCTCCCAAACCTTCTAGTGTCAGCTCTTGATTATTCATTGATTGTATTGCACAACTTGTGGTTTATCTAGGTCCTTGGCTGCCTGGCTAGGAGCTATCTCATCAAAGTTAAGGCAGGAAAAGTAAAATCCCAGGAAATCCATTTTGTTAGGTGTAGCAATGGTGTATATCCAGGTCATGGCCATGCTGTGCATTGAGGGAAGGGATTTAAGTTACTAAAACAAAGTTTTGGTACTATCTGTGCATAGTCGTTACTCATGCCATCCTAATTCTTCATTCCTATTTACTTTCCCATTTTGCTGATTATTTGGGGGGTACTGTTTgagctctattttattatttaactttttgccttttttcaaaaaagtcatTGATTATAAAAAAAGTAGAATGGCTAGGAAAATGAACCCCATGTTCCCCAAGCCCAGATTTATTAATTATCCACTCCTTGCCGATCTTGTTTCATCCACACCTGCATACCCCGACTCATCCCTCTTGGCTGCCTTTTTGCTTGTACAGAAGGAGTATTTGAGGCATATGTTGTCAACATCACATTCTCAACCTGCGATGAGAAAGGCCTGACGTGTTCGCCTTTGAAAGGGTTTCTTACTGGGGAAGAAAGTTGTATCTTCTCTCAGTTGGATGATACCCGTTTTGTAACCCAAATGCAACTTGTTGGATTTCTGTGTCATTAAGGCCAAAGAAGAATAGAAAGGCCAAATAACTTAAATATTAAGGATAACTTTGATGTTTCTTAACTTAGAAGAAATAAtcacttttaaatatatcttcGAAGGCTTCTCAGCTTTCCTCAAtcatcatttctagttttttaattCCTACTCTGACGAAAGTCTCCCTTGCatttaaactaaatttatttGGACTCTGCCTGTTTTTTCTTCTGCTGTCCTCAATAACCAGGGAAATAGTCACAATCTCAGCTTCTCTGGGTGGCATCTTAATTATTGTTGATTTGCTGATTTTAAGTGATAAAACCTAGCTCATGTCAGggtttaagtgctcaataaattaatgaatgaagttAAGGCTAGGACTAATGAAGGATGAGGACAAATAAGGTGGACCCAACAATTATTGGTCCTGTATTCCAAATAAACATtaggaatatgtgtgtgtgtgttagtatatgtatatatatttgaattagaACCTCATTTATCTAGtgactatttctttttcttaaaaaatatatttcaacagTTAAGAAAATAACCACCAGGACTATATCCTGTTAGCTTTGCTGTAGTAGCTTTAAAGTAGGCAGCAAATAAGTCTTTGCTAATAGAAGGAACAGATCTGTACTTgtcttggaaaacaaaacaatgatgGATTTATGAAATCAATGGAATATATGTTTTCTCCCAATTTACATTCCTTCCATTGATTCATTTAGTTTCATATATTGTTAATGTATAGTTTCCtaaattttgcattattttctaaattttgtatgaatttctcataaatattttaataaatattccttaTGGCTTTGGCTAGAAAACTAACTTGTAAAAAAATGCTGGCGTTTCCCTTACATAGTCTTAAAGATATGACTGACTTAATACCTTCTTCAGTGAGGCCTTAAGAAAGCACAGAAGCTCATCTGAGACTGGCTAGATCTATCATCCTGGTATGAAGCTGACTTCCCTTTCAATATGGGTCTATatgtttccttttccattttattaagtCTATCAACTTATTACAGATCTTATTGCTGTctcactttgtttttctcctactgtgaaaggaaatacattttctttgttcttcttttgcaCTAATATATGCTGCCTGTGTTAACCAGACTTAATGAAAACAATCACAATTTTCTCAGGTTTGTTTCTCCCTACTGTGTACTTGAGATGAGAAACTCACTTTCCTGTGTACAGTGCAATCCTTTAAttggaaagaagaggaaatcGCCAGTGACATTTCTAATACTATCAGTCGTCTGCCTCTTTCCTCAGGCCCAGCTTATAATAAATCAATTGTGAATCTAACCATGAATAGGGAGGGGTAACTAGATTTGCTAATGGGCCCCTTAACAAAAAGACAGGTATATTTCATCCTGCCTATCACTGATTTAGAAGTGTTAACTTGATTTATTGGAGCAAATGAAAATGAGGCTATTCCTCATCTTTTACCAAATAATCAAGTATTTCCCATTTAATTGATGGGGGATTGGGCATTGGCATCTTTCTGGTATTTTGCAAGCTTTGCCTGAGGTGGAGGTAGTATGGATTATAGAATGTGGATTTTCGGGGCTTAGTTCTGTTCCATAGAACACAAAATGAATGTTTCTTTAGAGACTCAACATTTCCGACATCTCCTTTTTCCTGTCTGTTTCGTGATCAGGACATCTTGAAACCTGTCCATAGTTTTTAAAGTGTAACAAGCAGAGAGAAATTCAGAAAATCAGgctgtatgtatatacccactAGCATTTAATTTAAGATATTAGAAACAGTCAAATTATATAGGTTCCTGTAGCATTTGGCGTTGTGACCCAGTTCACAAATGTTCCATAccattttgatttgaaattcacAGTACTGAAgtaaaataagtattaaatatCCCACAGTCATGGTTTAAAATATATGCTGTCTGTTGTAAGGTATAGTTTGTGAGCTACCAAGAAGATTCTTTTTAGTGAGGGAAAATTAACCCTGAGCTTGTTTTGAAGAgcaacttattttttcatttttatcaaatggCAGCAAGATAATGAGAGGCTAACCACaaaattagtgtttttaaaactataaaaataaggcaaatgtTATTGCATTTGCTGAAAAGCAATATTTAGTACTTTTTTGATTCTCTTGGTGAATGCTACGTTCTTACAAAGTATAGTCTTGGgtcacagataaataaaattaattcagcaaacacACTTCCTGCCCTCTAGGAGCTGACAATCAAAGAGTTTTTCAGATATTTCATTAATGAAAGAACATTTGTTAAAGCTTCTTTAACTCCCTAGAAGCTATGTGTATTTTCATCTTGATTAAATTTATATGAAGCTTGCATTGCcccattttaaataactttaatttaTTCAAACCTTTGGTTTTTCTagtattcattaaaatgaaaacaatgtaaaatttcattaacattttaaaaatatcatatcttACTGTATTTGTGCAGATATcattttatatctaaaaaattacatacaaaatATTGGGAACAGCAGGCATGGCAGAGGCTTGGGTTGTGTTGCTCTGAGATCACAGActatggtctctctctctctctctctcacataaacacacacacacacacacacacacacacacgtgaaacTTGCTCCGCCTCTTACCAATCATGAGACTCTGAGCAAAGTTCCTGATCTCTCTAAGACCTGTTCCCAGCTAGTGTTGGAACAATGAATGGTACAGATCATAGTCTATGGGATAGACTTTTAAACAGATAATTATAATACAGCATGTGATGACAGAAGTCTTTTCAAGGTACAGAAGAGTGCAAAGCAGAGAGTGACTGTTGCAGGGGGCATGAAAGTTAGCATCTGCAGCCCTACTTGGCCTTAGGTCCTCCACTTTCTACTATCCATTAACCCCTCCCTGTCTTCATGCTTAAACTTCATGGTTCAATCATTTCAGTAATTCTCTTGCCCTCTGATAAACCCACAATGTTGGAAAACCCAGTCATCCACTTGGCCTGTGCCTGTACCCAGGGAGCTGAGCCCTTGAGGGGAAGACAGTTAGCAGGAGGGCTTGGTACGGGTCTATACCTAGCTCACCAAGCACGGTGGTGCTCACAGCCCTCTCTGTACTCTGTCCCCACTCCCGCTTTTCCCTCCTTTACTGGCTCTGACTTCTTCACTTTCCTCAAAACCTCTTCCTCTCAAACTCAAAGAGAAGACCTTGCCTTGGGTTTCTTAGAgtacatataagtgagataacATGAGGAGGTAGAGAGTGTAAGGATACAAACATATGGACACCTGAGATTGTCTGGAAAGGGGCCATGAGTAGAAGGTTGAGAAACACCAGCAAAGAGAGTGCAGGGTGAGGGGAGCTGAGGAAGGAGCCTGGGAATGTGGGATGGGCAAtgtcagaggaggaggaggaggaggtgtgaCAGAAACCAATACCAAAAAACAAGGGTACAATAAGTGACAGCTGTCCAATACTACAGGGACATCAAAGTCTACagtatttcccttcatttttcaaTTAGGAAAACTTTAGTGCAGGTAGTTTCAGGGGAGTGGAAGAAGGTGGAAACTAGAATCCAGTAGTTTAAGGTGTGATTGGAAAGTGAGGAAGAAGTTGGGATAAAGTCTGTCGTAGTTTAATACTCATGAACAAATGTGCTATTTAAGCTTCATTCCTTGAATCTGAGCTTATCAGACAACTTTCCAATTATTATGTGGCTTCCCATATACTCTTACCTATAGGAAGATAATGTGCTGTCTCTGGGTATATATGTTTTAGTTCATGTAACaaccacatttttttcattgtaaattaATAAGTCACATTTTGGttttaggaagaagaaaggagattaggaaggaaagaaaaggaaggaagaaggaagtctGGCTGATTGTAAGAGTAGCTAGAAGAGGAAATTCAGTGtcaaaggaagaatttttttatttaaagatgcAAGTGCATTAAGCAAATTTTTAGataagggaaaaaagagattGAAATTGAAGGTGTAGGCGTAGGAAAAAGGGGCATCCATTTGGTTAGTAAATTCTGAGAGCATCTTCCAGCTGCAGGAATGGTGATAAGTTCCAAAGATACAATATTGACAACAAACATAGAATCCCAAACAGGCAGGAAGGAGTTGGGGAAGGGGTT encodes the following:
- the KLHL32 gene encoding kelch-like protein 32 isoform X9 — protein: MPSECCLSIQEMLTGQRLCHSESHNDSVLAALNQQRSDGILCDVTLIAEEQKFHAHKAVLAACSDYFRAMFSLCMVESGADEVNLHGVTSLGLKQALEFAYTGQILLEPGVIQDVLAAGSHLQLLELLNLCSHYLIQLAVRWLEHNCHYQYMDELLQYIRFGLMDVDTLHTVALSHPLVQASETATALVNEALEYHQSIYAQPVWQTCRTKPRFQSDTLYIIGGKKREVCKVKELRYFNPVDQENALIAAIANWSELAPMPVGRSHHCVAVMGDFLFVAGGEVEHASGRTCAVRTACRYDPRSNSWAEIAPMKNCREHFVLGAMDEYLYAVGGRNELRQVLPTVERYCPKKNKWTFVQSFDRSLSCHAGYVADGLLWISGGVTNTAQYQNRLMVYEPNQVLDVSREGKEEVFYGPTLPFASNGIAACFLPAPYFTCPNLQTLQVPHHRIGTI
- the KLHL32 gene encoding kelch-like protein 32 isoform X8 — encoded protein: MGREAMFSLCMVESGADEVNLHGVTSLGLKQALEFAYTGQILLEPGVIQDVLAAGSHLQLLELLNLCSHYLIQLAVRWLEHNCHYQYMDELLQYIRFGLMDVDTLHTVALSHPLVQASETATALVNEALEYHQSIYAQPVWQTCRTKPRFQSDTLYIIGGKKREVCKVKELRYFNPVDQENALIAAIANWSELAPMPVGRSHHCVAVMGDFLFVAGGEVEHASGRTCAVRTACRYDPRSNSWAEIAPMKNCREHFVLGAMDEYLYAVGGRNELRQVLPTVERYCPKKNKWTFVQSFDRSLSCHAGYVADGLLWISGGVTNTAQYQNRLMVYEPNQNKWISRSPMLQRRVYHSMAAVQRKLYVLGGNDLDYNNDRILVRHIDSYNIDTDQWTRCNFNLLTGQNESGVAVHNGRIYLVGGYSIWTNEPLACIQVLDVSREGKEEVFYGPTLPFASNGIAACFLPAPYFTCPNLQTLQVPHHRIGTI
- the KLHL32 gene encoding kelch-like protein 32 isoform X10, whose protein sequence is MDELLQYIRFGLMDVDTLHTVALSHPLVQASETATALVNEALEYHQSIYAQPVWQTCRTKPRFQSDTLYIIGGKKREVCKVKELRYFNPVDQENALIAAIANWSELAPMPVGRSHHCVAVMGDFLFVAGGEVEHASGRTCAVRTACRYDPRSNSWAEIAPMKNCREHFVLGAMDEYLYAVGGRNELRQVLPTVERYCPKKNKWTFVQSFDRSLSCHAGYVADGLLWISGGVTNTAQYQNRLMVYEPNQNKWISRSPMLQRRVYHSMAAVQRKLYVLGGNDLDYNNDRILVRHIDSYNIDTDQWTRCNFNLLTGQNESGVAVHNGRIYLVGGYSIWTNEPLACIQVLDVSREGKEEVFYGPTLPFASNGIAACFLPAPYFTCPNLQTLQVPHHRIGTI
- the KLHL32 gene encoding kelch-like protein 32 isoform X11 translates to MDELLQYIRFGLMDVDTLHTVALSHPLVQASETATALVNEALEYHQSIYAQPVWQTCRTKPRFQSDTLYIIGGKKREVCKVKELRYFNPVDQENALIAAIANWSELAPMPVGRSHHCVAVMGDFLFVAGGEVEHASGRTCAVRTACRYDPRSNSWAEIAPMKNCREHFVLGAMDEYLYAVGGRNELRQVLPTVERYCPKKNKWTFVQSFDRSLSCHAGYVADGLLWISGGVTNTAQYQNRLMVYEPNQVLDVSREGKEEVFYGPTLPFASNGIAACFLPAPYFTCPNLQTLQVPHHRIGTI